Sequence from the Syntrophorhabdaceae bacterium genome:
GTCGTTTAGTACTGCAATAGCGCTATGTGTGAGACAGCACATGGATCGTGCAAAGATCGTGAGTGACCTTACGTGCACGATCCGGTTTATCCTCCGCTACTCGATTCACGTGAAAAGAGCCATGAGCTCAGTCACGTTTTCCACCTTCTCAAGCTTCGCAGTGAGATCAATTGCCTTGTTCATACGGTCCTTCTTCATCCATTTTCCTGCGAAGGAAACAATGTCTTCAAATTTTTTCACACAATCGTCGAAAGACATGGGTCTGCTCGGCGTTCCGAGGGCGAGCTGGACCTGTTCGACAAAGGTATCGCCGTTGTCCATCACAACCTTCACGCGGGCAGGTTCAATGCCCCTGGCGTTGTCCAGGCTGTGATCTATTTCAGCCTTCAACTTACCGGTGAGCTCCAGGATGATGGGGTTCTTAATCTCTTCAGGCGTGTAGTCCTTCATGGCCACCTGCCCCTTGGCAATCACAGTGGCAATACCCCAGGGGATACTGAACTGGGCATCGACCGGATTTCTCGGTTTCACTTTCGCATCGAAGGGCGTGCAGAGAAGGGTATAATTCGCCTCTCCCGTTGCGATCGTTATTTCTTTGACTTTCTTGGGGTCAATACTGTATTTCGATTTGAGGGCGAGTGCCGCGTCTATCGACGGGTGTATTCCTCTGCAGCACGGATAGGGTTTTATGGAGAGGTTAATGCCTTCGAAATAGGACCCCAGATCACGGGTCAGTATGCCTCGGTCGTATTCGCCGTGGTGATATACCCTGTACAGACCGTTCTCCCCCTCGAGAGAGTTTTTAGCGCCGGTCACACCCTTTTGAGCAAGCAGCGCAGCGGTCACGCCTCCCCTTGCGGAGAATCCCGGACCCATCCTTTTGGTCAGCGCCCCGTCGGTCACGCACTGTCCGTTTCCTGCACACTGATGATAGGCTATGCCGAAGGCATTGACCATCTGCTCTTCGTCAAGTCCAAGGACTTTCCCCGCAGTGAGAGCCGCAGTGGGATAACCGTACAGTGTGGTAAAATGCCAGCCCGTCTTTATAGGGCTTACACCGGGCCGCGTAGCGAGGCCCAGCCTGCAAATCATATCCACGCCTAAAGCAATGGCGGCGATCAGTTCTTTGCCGCTAAGACCGCCTTTCAATTCGGCCATTGCCAGGGCGACGGGCACGGTCACGACTCCGGGATGCATGACGGCCATTTCATGAACATCGTCATAGTCCCTCGTGTGCACCAGGGTGGCATTAACCTGTGCAGCGTTCGGCGCGGGTACCCTCTGTTTGCAACCGACAACGGAGGCCTCTTTCTTTCCACCCCATTCCCGTACCAATTCAAGAAGCTCTCGCGGCCCCGGCTGCCCGGTGCCTGCCACGGCCACGGCCAGAGTATCAAGCACTTCCTTCTTGGTGATCTCCACAATCTCCGGCGGCAGATTTTCGTAGGCAACCTTTCTAAAATTCTGCGCGAACAAATACGCTGCATCCATAACCCTTCCTCCTTTTTTTAGTCACGAGCTTGACTCACGATCACGGCTTCGCACTTTTTCAAATACCTCCGTGCTCATGCCTCCCTATTTATCAAGCGCCTTGAAGTAGTCGTGCTTGTCGTGTGCCGCGTCTCTTACACCCTTATCTTTCCTCTGCTTGAAGAAGTTGAATTCTCCGGGGTCGTAGACCCTGTTTGTCTGGAAGCTGTGCATCACGTAATGGTCCATGAGACCCCTGTCCACACCCATCGTCGTGTACATCATCTCTCTCGTTACTTTGCCGAATGCGATTCCGTCTTTGGGGTAGAGGGCAAGACCATTGGCAAGATCGCGGACCTCCTGCTCGAGTGTCTCTTTGGGCACCGCCCGGTTGATGAGATTGTACTCTGCCGCTTGCTTCCCCGTGATCATTTTGCCAGTGAGACAAAGGTCCATGGCCCTTGTGAGCCCACAGCGGAGCACCATAATCGGGGAGATGGTCATCCCTCCGAGGCCCAGTCTTTCCTCCACATGGCCCATCTTGCAATCCTCACTCGCGATGAGCAGGTCGCAGTGCATGACGAGAGTAAAAGCCACTCCGAGGCAGTATTCGTGCAACTGGGCTATGGTAAGCTTCTTGCAATACAGGATCCGACGGTGAAAATCGTAGAAGAGGTTTCTGTCGAATTTCAACTTTACCCGCTGCGGCACCTTGGGCGGCTTTTCTCCGGGCTTGGGCTCTTGCATGCCATACACGAAGCCCACCTTGTCGAGCGGAGCGCCTGCGCTAAAACATCTGCCGGCTCCTCTGAAAACGATCACCTTTACGTCGTCATCTTCTTCGGCCTCGGTGATGGCTTTGGTCCAATCGATAACCAGATCGGGAGAGACAGAATTGAGTTTATTCGGTCTGTTTAGCGTTATGTATGCAACCTGTCCTTCCTTGTCGTATAAGATTGTTTCATATCCCATGAAAACCTCCAAATATATTTACTTGTTCTGACAGACCCCTCGCAAAAAACCCAGCCAGGGCTTATTCCAGAACGCCCGACGTAAGAAGGTCCACGAATTCTTCATCGGTCTTTCCTAATATCTTGGTCAGGACATACTCGTTGTGCTCACCCAAAAGCGGGCTCGCCGACTTGGCCTCGGCCGGCGTCTTCGACATCTCGAAACTTGATCCCAGGTGGCTGAACGTTCCTATTTCGCTGTGATTGAGTGGCCACAAGAGCCTGCGGTGGCGTAGCTGGGGGTCCGCATAAAGATCGGCGGTATTCTCCACGATCCCCGCGGGCACGCGTGCGTTCTGCAAGAGAGCCATTACGTCTTCAGCGCTATGATCCCTCGTCCAGGCCCCTATAATGCTGTCTACCTCCTGCTCGTTGGCCTTACGGTTTACGAGCGTATCAAATCGCGGGTCGGCGGCATACTCCGGTTTGCCCATCGTACGGCAGAGCGCGCCCCATTGAGCATCGCTGAACACAGCGATGGTACACCACCGGTCATCGCCCTTGCACTGATACACATTATGCGGGGTCGCTGACGGCGAGCTATTCCCGTTTCGCTCGGGTTCTCTTCCGTTCACCATGTAGTCCATAATGCCCGGCAGCACAAAATAGAGCGCAGTTTCATACTGGGCAAGATCGAGGAGCTGTCCTTTGCCCGTTTTATCCCGATAGATGAGCGCCGCGACAAGCGCCGCAGACGCAAGACGGGGGCTTATGCAATCCGTATACGCACCGACTCCGACCGGCAACGGCCCACGGTCAGGCCAGCCGATAAAATTGGGTATGCCTGCGGTGGCAGAGAGGATCATCCCGAACGCGGCCAGGTTCCGGTAGGGACCTTCCGTTCCAAAACCATTCTGGCGCACCATGATAATGTCCGGCTTCACCTTCTTCAACTCTTCGTACCCGAGACCCCATCTGTCCATGACCCCGGGCGTGAAATTCTCCATCACCACATCGGATTTGGCCACAAGTTCTTTGGCCAACTCAATACCCCGGGGATGCCCCATATTCAAGGAAACGCTCATCATGTTGGCGCTGAAGTGGTTAAAATAGCCGCTTCTATTGAGGCCGGCCTTGCCGTCTTTGAATGGAGAAGATATACGCGTGACACAGGGACGCTTGCTCGTCTCGATCCTGATGACTGTAGCGCCATAATCGGCAAAAAACTTAAGCGTGAGCGGACCCACCATGGCCCAGCTGAAAGCCACTATTTTGAGACCTGAGAATACTTGATTCACCTGTTTCTCACCTTTCTCCATCAGATCACCCCCGCCTGCTTCAAGGCCGCAAGCTTGATTGGGGAAAATCCCAGTTCCTCGTAGATTTCCCGATTGTGCTCGCCGATAAGCGGCGCCCTGAACCTCGTGGCTATTTCTTTCTCGGAGGAGCGTACGAATTGCTTAGGATAGGTGATGGAGACGTCTAGCTCCGGGTGCGTAATCTCTTTCCAGTATCCTCGATAGGCGAGATGAGGATCGTTTGCCTCGTCCTGCATACTGAAAAGGGGACAGACGGAGATGTTGCGCGCCATGGCGGCCTCAAGCACCTCTTTCTTGGTCCTCGTCCGGAAGAATTCTTCGATGGGCGCCGAGATACGGTCTATAAGGTCCTGCGTGGCCGAGGCCATATCGAACTGCTCCCACTCGTAGGCATTCAGGAACTCGTTACTCAATCCCAGATCGTTCATCCATTTGACGAGTGCACGGCACGTCTTTGCACCCTGGGCGCCACCGAGCATGAAGAAGAATACGTAACCGTCTTTGCACGGCCACACCTGTCTCTGAACCGTTCCACTCGCGCTTCCGCTCCTGAACGTTCCAACCCTGCTCATCATCACCCCGGCCATTTCATAGTATGGAATGGCCATGGCGAGAAACCAGGCCGTGCTCTGCTGCATGGATACGTCAACATGTTGTCCCTTGCCGGTACGATGTTTGTGGTAATAGGCTATCATGCTGCCCACGCCGGCATCGGCACCGGCATGAAGGCAGGCCTGAGGGATACTGATATTGACCGGGGGTCTGTCCGCATCGCCCGTAAGATAGAGTTCGCCGGACATGCCCATGACCACGAGGTCGGGCCCTTCGTAGTCCCTGTACGGCCCTGACTGCCCGAAGGGAGTAATGGAGGTAAGGATAATGCCCTCGTTGAGGCTCGTGAGCACGTCATAGCCGAGCCCCATATTTTCCATAGAGCCGGGTCGAAATGACTCTATGACGAAGTCTGATTTTTTCACCAGCGATTTAAAGATATCCCTTCCGTCCGCCGTTTCTAAATTCAGCGTGATACCCCGCTTATTGGAGTTATAGGCGAACCAGTAGAGACTCTTCTCCAGATCCGGTATATCGTGCCAGAAAGGCCCGATCCTTCTTGCCGGATCGCCCCCAGGCGGCTCCACTTTGACGACATCAACGCCCAGGTCAGAAAGGATCTTCCCGCAGAGAAACCCGTTCTCATTGGTAAGATCCAGGGCCCGGCACCCGCTGAGTAGACCGCTATTTTCTGCTGCGTTTTCCATTATGCCTTGCCTCGCGCTTTGAGGTCATCCTTAAGATCGGCTATAGCGGCCTTAAGATCCGCTTCAGGGGGATAAACCCTGTCGAATCCCATGTTTTTGAATTTCACCTCGTCATCCTTGAAATCGTGCTTACCCACGCCCAGAATGCCGCCGATATAGAGCAGTACGTGGCTTAAACCGGCCTCAACGCATTTTTCCTTGAAGCCTCTGACGTCGAGCTCGGCCATCCCGTAGAGCGAACTCATGAGGATGGCATCAGCATTCGTCTCTACCGCTACCTGCACAAACTCGTCAGCGGGCGTCATGATGCCCAGTTCGATCACATTAAAGCCGGCCTCTCTGAAGGCGCGGGATAATATTTTCGTTCCAATCACGTGGGCGTCCATGCCTACCGTTCCGGTAATGATCGTCGGTTGTTTCATAAGGGTCTCCTTTAATACAAGCTTTTTGCGGGTCTCACCGACCTCATCGGCCTGTCTCAGGCCGCTCACAACGTTATGGTTTTCCGATCAACTGCCCCTTACTGAAGGCCCAGAAATCTCTAATAGTCATCTCGTAGTCTGCTTTGGTGCCGTCCGCTTTTTCGCGTTCAGCCACTTTCTCGCGATGAAATTCCTTAACCTCCGCGGGAAAAGGAAGGTTGCCGAATTCCACCCATCTTAATGCGCCCCGGCAGTCCTTCACGCCGATCACTTTGTCTTTTACCTGCTTGTTGGGGCTAAATGACGAATCAATGACCCCTGCATCTACGCCACGCAAACAACCGATAGCGATGTCGCCGTCGCCGATTTCGAGGAGTTTTTCCACCATGGAGCGAATCTCCATTTCCGCAATTTTCTCTTCCACCGCAATCTCTTTCATATCAAGCTCTATGTTCTGGCCCCTGATCACATTGAAGAACCAGTTGGCGGAATCATAAGTAACCGCATGTGCCTCCTCCGTAGGTATGCCCAGGGCTTCATCGATGGTCCGCAAGAACACGGACTCGACCTTGCCCAACGCACCGACAACAGCCGAATAATCCGGAAACGCGAAGGCGCCTCCCATACCCTGGGGCATGGGAAAGAGCGGGGTCTGGGACCCAAAGGTGCCGGGGATGATCACGTCCTTATACCCGAATCTGTCGAGATATTCCCTCATCAGTCTCGGTTGCACCCGCACCCAGGCGAGATCCTGGGCGAGATTGCCCATGAAGTGTACGAGCGGGACGATGCTCTTTACTCCCTGTTCAGCTGCCATCAAGGCCTCCGCAATCATGGCAGCCAGATTTACCGTCATGGGCTGGACCCCGGTGAGAATCCAGCCGTGCAAATCGCTCGTAATGATGGCCCCCCTTTCGGCGTAGTATCCTATAAGCCTTTCTACGTAAAGACTGGCTGCTATGCACTCTTCCAGGGTCGCGAATTTCTCATAGGCACCCCAGGAAATAAAGGGGCCCGTTGACATGCCCGTCATGCCCGAGGCGAAGGCTATCTCGGACCCGATAGGCTGCACCTTGTAGGACATGCGCGGATCGAAAGCGCCCGTTTTCACGCTCTCAATCACTCTTCTCGTGTTCTTGACGCCATGGTTGACAAGGGGATACCCGTTAAGCAGTGTCCTTCCGGTTCTTCGGGTCTCTTCCAGGGCGTCTTCCACCTTCTTGAACTGTACAAGACGGGTGTAACTATCGGTGGTGACCGGAATATAGGGCACGCCGGTCTCTTCGAGTTTCCGGCAAAGACTTATCTCATCATCCACGAGGGCGGTACCCGCCCGGGGAAAGACAACGGTTCTACCCTCTTTGTGGAGCTTTTGGGTAATCTTCATGAAATTCTTGCTGTCGGGTAACCCCTTCTGGTACGCGACCGCTTCTTCAAGATCGACTTCGCTACCTGTGGGCCACAACGCGAGCACATCCTTTCTCATCTTCAGGAACTGGTCTTCGTCGATCCGTTTTTGTTTCACTTCGATCTTCATTCATACCTCCCTTGGCTCTGTGTTCAGTTCCTCATATTGCCTGCTCTTCACGCTTTGGGAGTTGGCATGCGCCGCGTCCCGGACGAGTAACGCTTTATGAGTCCCTTCTCGTAATGGGGGAAAGGGTTCCCCGCTTCATATTACTTCCTCATTCTTCAGTTCTTCAATCTGTTCCCAAGAATATCCGATGAGGTCGAGGAGGACCTCTTCCGTGTGTTGCCCGAACTGAGGCGCATGACCGCCCACTTGAGCGGGCGTCTCACTGAAGTTCACCGGATTGCCCACCATTTTGATGGGCCCCAGCGAAGGATGCTCGAACTGAGCGATATAGCCGTTCTCTAATGCCTGTCTGTCGTTCGCAAGCTCAGTCGGCCTAAGAACCGGCGAATATGCCATGCCTCCACCCTTCTCATCGAAGAGTTTCATCCATTCATCCCTCGTTTTCTTCTTGAACACATCCTCGATCAAGGGGGTTAGATCCTTGCTGTTCTCCCGCCTCTTAGCGGTCGTGGCAAAGCGTGGATCATTTTCCAGATGTTTTATATCCAGGACGTCGCAGAACTTGGGCCAGAACCTGTCCGCCTGTGCCTCTGAAAGAAGCAGCCATTCGCCGTCGGCGCATTGAAAATGGTTGGACATGGGGTTCTTCATAGCCTGCCTCGAAGGTCTCGGAATTTGGCGACCTCTGAGAAGGGCGGCATTGATGTTGTATGCCTGGAGGTGAATACCGGACCCGAGGAGTGACACTTCAACCTGTTGACCGACCCCATCCCTGTCCTTTTTTACGAGGGCAGCGAGTATTGCGTAAGCAAGGAGCGTTCCCGTCATCTGATCGAATACGGGCCCCCCTATCTGTGCCGGCGGAGAATCGGGTTCACCGCCCACAGCGTACATGATACTCGACCGGGCCTGGGCCACGCTGTCGAACGCACGTTTGTCCTTTTCCGGACCGAGAAGTCCGTATGCTGTGGCAACGCCGTATACGAGCTTCGGATTGTATTTTTTCAACGTGTTGTAGTCAATCTTTAGGGCTGCGATGGTTTTCTGGGTAAAGTTCGTGCAGAATACGTCCGCCCTGGCAATAAGGTCGTAGAGAAGCTTCTTGCCCTTTTCCTTTTTCAGGTCGAGCGTGATCGACTTTTTGGACCGGTTTGCCGTCTCAAAAAGAAGGTTCTCGCCGTTGGCCATGGACATCGATGCCCCGAAAATCGCGTCGGTCGCCCGTGACGGATCGCCTTTTTCCCTGTCCTCCACTTTGATCACTTGAGCGCCCAGGTCGGCGAGCATATAGCCCGCAGTGGGCGCGCTCAGGTAACCCGCGCATTCTATCACTAATAAACCGCTCAATGGACCGCTCATATGTCATCTCCTTTATTGGATTCAGTGCCCCACGTGTGCATCGCCCCCGATGCACTTCGTCCGTCTCTATTCGTGAGAGGCGGCAAGGAGCCAGCGTAATAGCTTAAGTTCATCCCGGGAAGGCGGTTCAATCTCTTGGACATGGGCAGTCTCATCAAGTGCCCATCCGCAATTCTTCTCAATCACCTCTATCTTTTCCTTAAGGCTCGCCGCGAAGGCGCCGGGAAAGACTGCCTCGAGCTTAAGTCCCTTGTCCGGCCCCTTGTTCTTGAATACACCCATGGTCGATACCACGGTGGTGACAGCGCTACCCCGTCCCGTCACATAAACGAGCCTCTCCACAAACCTCTCCTTCGATTGGTTGAGAACCACCAGTACTTCCTGAGCGTTCATGGCATCGTTCGCGCCGCCGGAACCCACGAGAAACTTTCCCGAGGAGGTCTTTGTGGAGTTAATATTCCCGAATCTGTCTATCTGGCCTGCCCCGAGTACACTCATGCACCTGTTATTTCTACCGCCTACAAACACGCCCTGCGTCATTACGGTATCGGTCAGTATTTTGGCGCTGCGTACCCCTGACTCGCTGGAGAGGACCGATTCGCCGGGGAGCGGCGAATATCCGATAAGTCCGTTGCCCGTGATCAACTCTATCTCGTACCCGTCCGCGGTCAACTGATAGTAAGCGAGCCATGCGGCTGACGCGCCGACTCCGGCCCCAGCGAGAATCGTCTTGTGACCCTGAGCCTCGGTAGATTTCCTGATCTCTCTTGCGACCGCAATGAGCATCATCTCCTCTGGGGTAAAATCGGGTACCGGTTCGGCGCCGGATACGGAGCCAGCCGGCGGCTTAAGCTCCCCGGTTTTCTTCCTCGCACCCTCTTTGAGCGATCTAATTCTTTGCTCCCCGAGTTTCTCGAGATAGGCCTTGTGATCCAGATATCCGGCGACCCAATCTGCAACCCAACGGTCAAGCATCTCCTTATCGGCCGAGGCATCATGGAGATCATTTAAGAACGCCGTATCCTTGTCGTAGGGCTCAAATTCTTCTATACCGGGATTTGTCAGCGAAAAGGGGTGAGCCCCAAGCGGGGCGAGCGATACGGATTTCACCAGATAGCCGGGAATCTTGACGAGCGCGGCATATCGCCTGATGAACTCGGCAGGAACGATCCTCTCAACCGTTGCCAGCACGCCTCCTGTGCTTGCGAGAGGGCCCCAGAGGTCCTCGCCATAGGGCGCCGACAGAATAATGTTCCCGTCTTCGTCCCCCACGCACCCGTGGATGATGGAGATGTCCGGGTTGAGTGCCTTTACGACTCCTGCAGTAACATCCGAACCGAAGGGGTCTCTAATTTCCTTGAACGCCTCTTTATTATCGAGAGCGATGCCGCTTCCGCCCACCGACCTCGTGGGCATAAAGGGGAAGCCAAAAGCACCGGCCATAAGCCTCTGCTGGAGGGAGCACAGAGACCAGTTCTCCAGTTCGATTTTCTTCTCTTCAAGGGCCTTTTGAATAATTCTGCTCGGCCTTGCCGAAGCCGAGATATCAATACAAGCAGCACAGATGAGCCTTTTCACGAGTCCACAGTGGACAAGATTAAGGGCGTGTCCCGTAACGGTGCTCTCGATTACGGTAAAGGCCGGTTCCTTTCCGTTGAATTGTCTGATAATTTCGCAGATGGCTGCACAAGGGCCGCCGATACCGGAAGCGAGATGGACGGACATGCCCGGGTGCACATATTGCTTCACCGCGTAGGCAAGCTCCATCACCTTGGCCGATCTATTCGATTGCGGCCCTGACGCGCTCCGTCTCTTGTCGGCTACCCCTTGTCTCACTTTTCCCCTCGGCTTTTCTCCGGTTCTCATGAGATGCATGAACCGGCTGCCCGAATGTTCGAACAATTTTAAAGATTCTTCATACAGCCAGCCATGATGTAAATCATATTAAAATGAAAAATCTCTGACTAAAATAGTCAGTCTCCACGCGGCGGCGTGCGGGCCGGAGGGTAGGATATGGGAGATATACGGGTTCTCATCGATATAGGGAGCACCTTCACCAAGGCGGTGGCGGTCGATCTCGCACAGGAGACCGTCATATGCACGGCCAGAACCCCCACAACCGCCAAAAACGACGTGACGATCGGCGTAAGAGAAACGCTCAAGCGGATAGAGGTAAGCACCGGGCCGCTTACACCTGACTGCGAAATCGTAGCGTGCAGCAGCGCCGCAGGCGGGTTGCGCATGGTTGCAATAGGCCTTATGCCTGAACTCAGCTCCGAGGCGGCCAAAAGGGCGGCGCTCGGAGCAGGCGCAAAGATTGTCGGGCACTTCTGTCACCACATCACGAGAAAAGAGCTGGAACAGATCGAGCATATTTCACCCGATATTATTCTTCTGGCAGGCGGCACCGACGGGGGCAACGACACAGCTATCGTGCATAACGCGTCGATGCTCAGTCAGTCTAAAGTTAAGGCGCCGGTAGTTGTGGCCGGCAACAAGTGCGCGTACGATACGATTGAGGACCTGCTGAAAGACGCTTCAAAGACAGCCGTATTCGTGGAAAACGTGATGCCGGAGATAGGCAAACTCGAGGTTGAGGCGTGCCGTGAGGCTATCCGGGCAATCTTCATGGAGAACATCATAAAGGCTAAAGGACTCGACACGGCACGAGAGCTCATAGGCGATATCATCATGCCGACCCCCGCGGCGGTTCTCAGGGCTGCCACGCTTCTGGCCGACGGGGTTGACGGAGAGGATGGCATAGGAGAGCTCATCGTCATAGACGTTGGAGGCGCCACAACCGACGTATACTCCATAGCAAGGGGGAACCCGTCTTCGTCAATGGTGCTCTTACGGGGACTCCCCGAGCCATATGCAAAGAGAACGGTAGAGGGTGATCTCGGGGTGAGGCATAACATCGACGTGTTAAGAGAGCTCTGCGTTAGAAAAGGTATCGTTATCGACGAGCACATCTTCTCAGCCTTTCACGCGGAGCCAAGCCGGATACCCGCAAGCGAACAGGAGTTCGCCCTGGATCAGGCGCTCTCCCGCGCGGCGGTAGAAACTTCCTTTGAAAGACACACGGGAAAGGTGGAGGTCATGTACGGACCTCACGGAGAGATGGCCGTCCAGACGGGCAAGGACCTCACAACGGTTAATAAGGTGATCGGTACGGGTGGGCCTCTTGTCTGTTCATTAAACCCGCGGGAACTACTCGACTCCGTGGTGGGCGGACCCGCAAAGAGCAACATGCTCAAACCCAAGGCAGCCGATTTTTTCATCGACAAAGACTATGTGATGTTTGCCATGGGCTTACTTGCCCGATCAGAACCCAAAAAGGCACTGCGTATCCTCAAAAAAACACTTTCACCGGTTTAGCTAAAACGGGGGCGCAGACAACGGGCGTTCCCATCGAGTCACAACCGACCTGCTGCCTGCGAAAGGAATGAGAAGTTGAAAAAAATACGAAAACCGTGGCTTGGGTGGCTTAACGAAGGATACTTTAGGCAAGAAGAAATGCCGAGGAGCGGAATTGAACCACTGACACGGGGATTTTCAGTCCTAAACGGCACATATTCCTAAAGCCCTGATAGTCAATGCATGACGTTGATTGTCAGGGCTTTACGTGTCTCTAATATATTCAGATTATCATCCAATACAGTTCACTATGTTCATTGTTACGGGCATAAAAAAGGCATAAAAAAGGGGGGGGAGGTCCCCCCCTCCGCATATCCGGATTAGTGCTGAACTCCTTCCTGCAATCCTCAGCTCTGCATTCTTTCTGAGAATACAACTCTACAACTCGTAATCGAGAATCTTACTTCCACAAAAAGACCTTGTCATCTTTTAGCGAACGGATGTAGTATAGAGGAGAACGCAAATAACTGTTGGAAAGACCTTCCAGGTCGAGCCATGCGACGGAGGGAATCGT
This genomic interval carries:
- a CDS encoding CoA transferase, whose amino-acid sequence is MEKGEKQVNQVFSGLKIVAFSWAMVGPLTLKFFADYGATVIRIETSKRPCVTRISSPFKDGKAGLNRSGYFNHFSANMMSVSLNMGHPRGIELAKELVAKSDVVMENFTPGVMDRWGLGYEELKKVKPDIIMVRQNGFGTEGPYRNLAAFGMILSATAGIPNFIGWPDRGPLPVGVGAYTDCISPRLASAALVAALIYRDKTGKGQLLDLAQYETALYFVLPGIMDYMVNGREPERNGNSSPSATPHNVYQCKGDDRWCTIAVFSDAQWGALCRTMGKPEYAADPRFDTLVNRKANEQEVDSIIGAWTRDHSAEDVMALLQNARVPAGIVENTADLYADPQLRHRRLLWPLNHSEIGTFSHLGSSFEMSKTPAEAKSASPLLGEHNEYVLTKILGKTDEEFVDLLTSGVLE
- a CDS encoding enoyl-CoA hydratase/isomerase family protein, translated to MGYETILYDKEGQVAYITLNRPNKLNSVSPDLVIDWTKAITEAEEDDDVKVIVFRGAGRCFSAGAPLDKVGFVYGMQEPKPGEKPPKVPQRVKLKFDRNLFYDFHRRILYCKKLTIAQLHEYCLGVAFTLVMHCDLLIASEDCKMGHVEERLGLGGMTISPIMVLRCGLTRAMDLCLTGKMITGKQAAEYNLINRAVPKETLEQEVRDLANGLALYPKDGIAFGKVTREMMYTTMGVDRGLMDHYVMHSFQTNRVYDPGEFNFFKQRKDKGVRDAAHDKHDYFKALDK
- the glmS gene encoding methylaspartate mutase subunit S, with protein sequence MKQPTIITGTVGMDAHVIGTKILSRAFREAGFNVIELGIMTPADEFVQVAVETNADAILMSSLYGMAELDVRGFKEKCVEAGLSHVLLYIGGILGVGKHDFKDDEVKFKNMGFDRVYPPEADLKAAIADLKDDLKARGKA
- a CDS encoding CoA transferase, which encodes MSGPLSGLLVIECAGYLSAPTAGYMLADLGAQVIKVEDREKGDPSRATDAIFGASMSMANGENLLFETANRSKKSITLDLKKEKGKKLLYDLIARADVFCTNFTQKTIAALKIDYNTLKKYNPKLVYGVATAYGLLGPEKDKRAFDSVAQARSSIMYAVGGEPDSPPAQIGGPVFDQMTGTLLAYAILAALVKKDRDGVGQQVEVSLLGSGIHLQAYNINAALLRGRQIPRPSRQAMKNPMSNHFQCADGEWLLLSEAQADRFWPKFCDVLDIKHLENDPRFATTAKRRENSKDLTPLIEDVFKKKTRDEWMKLFDEKGGGMAYSPVLRPTELANDRQALENGYIAQFEHPSLGPIKMVGNPVNFSETPAQVGGHAPQFGQHTEEVLLDLIGYSWEQIEELKNEEVI
- the glmL gene encoding methylaspartate mutase accessory protein GlmL → MGDIRVLIDIGSTFTKAVAVDLAQETVICTARTPTTAKNDVTIGVRETLKRIEVSTGPLTPDCEIVACSSAAGGLRMVAIGLMPELSSEAAKRAALGAGAKIVGHFCHHITRKELEQIEHISPDIILLAGGTDGGNDTAIVHNASMLSQSKVKAPVVVAGNKCAYDTIEDLLKDASKTAVFVENVMPEIGKLEVEACREAIRAIFMENIIKAKGLDTARELIGDIIMPTPAAVLRAATLLADGVDGEDGIGELIVIDVGGATTDVYSIARGNPSSSMVLLRGLPEPYAKRTVEGDLGVRHNIDVLRELCVRKGIVIDEHIFSAFHAEPSRIPASEQEFALDQALSRAAVETSFERHTGKVEVMYGPHGEMAVQTGKDLTTVNKVIGTGGPLVCSLNPRELLDSVVGGPAKSNMLKPKAADFFIDKDYVMFAMGLLARSEPKKALRILKKTLSPV
- a CDS encoding CoA transferase — translated: MENAAENSGLLSGCRALDLTNENGFLCGKILSDLGVDVVKVEPPGGDPARRIGPFWHDIPDLEKSLYWFAYNSNKRGITLNLETADGRDIFKSLVKKSDFVIESFRPGSMENMGLGYDVLTSLNEGIILTSITPFGQSGPYRDYEGPDLVVMGMSGELYLTGDADRPPVNISIPQACLHAGADAGVGSMIAYYHKHRTGKGQHVDVSMQQSTAWFLAMAIPYYEMAGVMMSRVGTFRSGSASGTVQRQVWPCKDGYVFFFMLGGAQGAKTCRALVKWMNDLGLSNEFLNAYEWEQFDMASATQDLIDRISAPIEEFFRTRTKKEVLEAAMARNISVCPLFSMQDEANDPHLAYRGYWKEITHPELDVSITYPKQFVRSSEKEIATRFRAPLIGEHNREIYEELGFSPIKLAALKQAGVI
- a CDS encoding CoA-transferase, yielding MRQGVADKRRSASGPQSNRSAKVMELAYAVKQYVHPGMSVHLASGIGGPCAAICEIIRQFNGKEPAFTVIESTVTGHALNLVHCGLVKRLICAACIDISASARPSRIIQKALEEKKIELENWSLCSLQQRLMAGAFGFPFMPTRSVGGSGIALDNKEAFKEIRDPFGSDVTAGVVKALNPDISIIHGCVGDEDGNIILSAPYGEDLWGPLASTGGVLATVERIVPAEFIRRYAALVKIPGYLVKSVSLAPLGAHPFSLTNPGIEEFEPYDKDTAFLNDLHDASADKEMLDRWVADWVAGYLDHKAYLEKLGEQRIRSLKEGARKKTGELKPPAGSVSGAEPVPDFTPEEMMLIAVAREIRKSTEAQGHKTILAGAGVGASAAWLAYYQLTADGYEIELITGNGLIGYSPLPGESVLSSESGVRSAKILTDTVMTQGVFVGGRNNRCMSVLGAGQIDRFGNINSTKTSSGKFLVGSGGANDAMNAQEVLVVLNQSKERFVERLVYVTGRGSAVTTVVSTMGVFKNKGPDKGLKLEAVFPGAFAASLKEKIEVIEKNCGWALDETAHVQEIEPPSRDELKLLRWLLAASHE
- a CDS encoding MmgE/PrpD family protein — its product is MDAAYLFAQNFRKVAYENLPPEIVEITKKEVLDTLAVAVAGTGQPGPRELLELVREWGGKKEASVVGCKQRVPAPNAAQVNATLVHTRDYDDVHEMAVMHPGVVTVPVALAMAELKGGLSGKELIAAIALGVDMICRLGLATRPGVSPIKTGWHFTTLYGYPTAALTAGKVLGLDEEQMVNAFGIAYHQCAGNGQCVTDGALTKRMGPGFSARGGVTAALLAQKGVTGAKNSLEGENGLYRVYHHGEYDRGILTRDLGSYFEGINLSIKPYPCCRGIHPSIDAALALKSKYSIDPKKVKEITIATGEANYTLLCTPFDAKVKPRNPVDAQFSIPWGIATVIAKGQVAMKDYTPEEIKNPIILELTGKLKAEIDHSLDNARGIEPARVKVVMDNGDTFVEQVQLALGTPSRPMSFDDCVKKFEDIVSFAGKWMKKDRMNKAIDLTAKLEKVENVTELMALFT